Proteins encoded together in one Nitrospiraceae bacterium window:
- a CDS encoding shikimate kinase, with protein MRNIVLTGFMGTGKSEVSKMLIKILGCSAIDVDTKIEQSQKMTIADIFKKLGESRFREIETEMIKFISKNKNSIISTGGGAPLKEENMRALRENGIIVCLTAEPETILKRTAKDNQRPLLQVDNPLEKIKELMQAREPYYEKADIVISTENKTPLEIANEIVRKVKNEK; from the coding sequence ATGAGAAATATTGTTCTTACAGGTTTTATGGGCACGGGAAAATCTGAGGTGAGCAAAATGCTTATAAAAATCCTCGGTTGCAGCGCTATCGATGTTGACACTAAGATTGAACAGTCACAGAAAATGACTATAGCGGATATCTTTAAAAAACTTGGCGAATCCAGATTCAGGGAAATTGAAACAGAAATGATAAAATTCATCTCAAAAAATAAAAATTCTATTATCTCGACAGGCGGGGGCGCGCCATTAAAAGAGGAAAACATGAGAGCGCTGAGAGAAAATGGAATTATTGTTTGTCTGACAGCAGAACCAGAAACTATTCTCAAAAGAACAGCAAAAGATAATCAAAGACCGCTGCTTCAGGTGGATAATCCCTTAGAAAAAATTAAGGAACTGATGCAAGCAAGAGAACCTTACTATGAAAAAGCGGATATTGTAATAAGCACAGAAAATAAAACACCGTTAGAAATTGCAAATGAGATTGTCAGGAAAGTTAAAAATGAAAAATAA
- the aroB gene encoding 3-dehydroquinate synthase produces MKNKIKKVEHLKVKLGARSYEICIGSKIIASIGSKLKSFKLSSRIGLISNNTVNAIYGKTVLNSLKTAGFDVISVIIPDGEQYKNLKTMQGIYDRLLSHKLDRKSAIVALGGGVIGDITGFAASTYMRGVPYIQIPTTLLSQVDSSVGGKTGVNHKLGKNMIGTFYQPKLVWIDIDTLNTLPKRELFAGLAEVIKYGVIKNKELFRFLEDKKGKILNLDKNALSYIIKRSCELKADVVSKDERESGVRVILNYGHTIGHAIETATDYKQFLHGEAVAIGMHVEARLSHILGFFSEKAVSRLKNLIDSYGLKSEIPAGIDTRTLLSSMQLDKKTVGGKLKFILPEKIGKVKIYKGADNEIIKKALLS; encoded by the coding sequence ATGAAAAATAAAATCAAGAAGGTAGAACATTTAAAAGTCAAACTTGGCGCAAGAAGTTATGAGATATGCATTGGAAGCAAGATCATTGCAAGCATTGGCAGCAAACTAAAATCCTTCAAGTTAAGTTCGCGAATCGGACTTATAAGTAACAATACAGTTAATGCCATATATGGAAAAACTGTGCTGAATTCTTTAAAAACAGCAGGCTTTGATGTTATTTCAGTAATAATTCCTGATGGAGAACAATATAAAAACCTCAAGACAATGCAGGGAATTTATGACCGGCTTTTAAGTCATAAGCTTGACAGGAAATCAGCGATAGTTGCTCTAGGCGGAGGAGTTATCGGTGATATAACAGGTTTTGCAGCCTCAACTTATATGAGAGGCGTTCCTTACATTCAAATACCTACGACCCTTTTGTCGCAGGTGGACAGTTCAGTCGGCGGGAAAACAGGAGTGAATCATAAGCTTGGAAAAAATATGATCGGTACTTTTTATCAGCCCAAACTCGTATGGATAGATATAGATACATTAAATACCCTGCCTAAAAGAGAACTTTTTGCCGGACTTGCAGAAGTAATAAAATACGGCGTAATAAAAAATAAAGAACTCTTCAGGTTTTTAGAGGATAAAAAAGGCAAAATTCTTAATCTTGATAAAAATGCATTGAGTTATATTATTAAACGTTCTTGTGAACTAAAAGCAGATGTAGTTTCAAAAGATGAGAGAGAATCAGGGGTAAGGGTAATCTTAAATTACGGCCATACAATTGGACATGCAATTGAAACAGCAACAGACTACAAACAATTTCTTCATGGTGAAGCAGTAGCAATAGGAATGCATGTTGAGGCAAGACTATCCCATATACTAGGTTTTTTCAGCGAAAAAGCAGTGTCGAGACTTAAAAACTTAATCGACTCTTATGGTCTTAAATCAGAAATACCAGCAGGTATAGATACGCGAACCCTTTTATCCTCAATGCAGCTTGATAAAAAAACTGTTGGAGGAAAGCTAAAATTCATTCTGCCTGAGAAGATCGGAAAAGTTAAGATTTATAAAGGGGCAGACAATGAAATCATTAAAAAAGCCTTGCTGTCTTGA
- the selB gene encoding selenocysteine-specific translation elongation factor, with translation MHYVILGTAGHIDHGKSALVKALTGTDPDRLKEEKERGITIDLGFADLKYPDGLTVGIIDVPGHEKLVRNMLAGAGGIDIVLLVIAADEGIMPQTREHLAICNLLNIKSGLIVLTKTDLVEDDWIRLISEEIKTFVKDTFLEGTDIIPVSAKTGENLELLKEKIKEIGLKVSPKLTNSIFRLPIDRVFTLKGFGTVITGTAVSGSISVDDEVQILPTNIKSKVRGLHSHGAALKTSYAGQRTAINLSGVDKETLSRGDVVITPDKIFPTKLIDAKINLLGKTPSLKTKSLVHFHTGTSEIIARIIMYDRDELKQGESCFCQFRLKEPVICMCGDRYIIRRFSPVETIGGGEILDPYPIKRKKSEGIEDLDVFEKGSLDEKIEAKLKKAGIHGILSASIEGWINTDLQKIKDAISLSKEKSLIKQVDNMLIHANEISSVKEKIKKALDQFHKKNPLRQGISKEEVRLQLKVEQKTFNAILSSMPEIAIEKDILRIGSFNVSLSDAEVKTKKKILAALEQSGFQPPSKDELSKNLLLPLKQLDDILKLMTKEKSVVRINDSFYITADAYNKMLDALKDFYSKKKEMTLAEFRDILGTTRKYAVPFVEYLDSSKVTLRIGDVRKFLLIKN, from the coding sequence ATGCACTATGTAATATTGGGCACAGCAGGACATATAGACCACGGCAAAAGCGCTTTAGTGAAAGCCTTGACAGGGACCGACCCCGACAGGCTTAAAGAAGAAAAAGAACGCGGGATAACTATAGACCTCGGGTTTGCAGATCTAAAATATCCTGATGGATTGACAGTTGGGATAATAGATGTTCCGGGACATGAAAAACTTGTAAGAAATATGCTTGCAGGCGCAGGTGGAATTGACATTGTTCTTCTTGTAATAGCTGCAGATGAGGGAATAATGCCGCAGACCAGAGAGCATCTGGCAATATGCAATTTATTAAATATTAAATCCGGGTTGATCGTCCTAACAAAAACTGACCTTGTTGAAGATGACTGGATTAGACTTATTTCAGAAGAAATAAAAACATTTGTGAAAGACACATTCCTCGAAGGCACAGATATTATTCCAGTATCAGCAAAAACAGGGGAAAATCTTGAATTACTTAAAGAAAAGATAAAAGAAATTGGGTTAAAGGTTTCACCAAAACTCACTAACAGTATATTCCGTCTGCCAATAGACAGAGTATTCACATTAAAAGGATTTGGCACTGTAATCACTGGAACAGCGGTATCGGGCAGTATATCGGTCGACGACGAAGTGCAGATACTTCCAACAAATATCAAAAGTAAGGTACGCGGACTGCATAGCCATGGGGCTGCACTTAAAACCTCATATGCAGGTCAGAGAACAGCCATCAATCTATCCGGAGTTGATAAGGAAACATTATCACGCGGAGATGTGGTAATAACTCCAGACAAAATATTCCCAACAAAGCTCATTGATGCAAAAATTAATCTTTTGGGAAAAACCCCTTCATTGAAAACAAAAAGCCTTGTTCATTTTCATACAGGCACATCAGAGATAATTGCACGAATCATAATGTACGACAGAGATGAGTTAAAACAGGGTGAGAGCTGCTTCTGTCAGTTTAGACTCAAAGAGCCTGTTATCTGTATGTGCGGAGACAGATATATCATAAGAAGATTTTCACCTGTAGAAACAATTGGAGGCGGTGAAATCCTTGATCCATATCCTATTAAAAGAAAAAAGTCTGAAGGCATTGAAGACCTGGATGTTTTTGAAAAAGGAAGCCTTGATGAAAAGATCGAAGCAAAGCTTAAAAAAGCTGGCATTCATGGAATTCTTTCTGCAAGCATAGAGGGCTGGATAAACACAGATCTTCAAAAGATAAAAGATGCAATCTCCCTTTCAAAAGAAAAGTCTCTTATTAAACAAGTTGACAATATGCTTATACATGCAAATGAAATTTCTTCTGTCAAAGAAAAAATTAAAAAAGCACTCGACCAGTTTCATAAAAAGAATCCTCTAAGGCAGGGCATATCAAAAGAAGAAGTAAGGCTTCAGCTGAAGGTTGAGCAAAAGACATTCAACGCAATTCTAAGCTCGATGCCTGAAATTGCAATAGAAAAAGATATCCTCCGTATAGGATCATTTAATGTTTCTTTATCAGATGCCGAAGTAAAGACAAAGAAAAAAATTCTTGCTGCTTTAGAACAAAGCGGTTTTCAGCCGCCGTCCAAAGACGAACTTTCAAAAAATCTCTTGCTTCCACTTAAGCAGCTTGACGATATTTTGAAACTTATGACAAAAGAAAAAAGCGTTGTTAGAATCAATGATTCTTTTTATATAACAGCAGATGCTTACAACAAAATGCTTGATGCATTAAAAGATTTCTACAGCAAGAAAAAGGAAATGACTCTTGCAGAGTTCAGAGATATTCTCGGGACAACCAGAAAATATGCAGTTCCATTTGTCGAATATCTTGATTCAAGCAAGGTTACTTTGCGGATAGGGGATGTGAGAAAGTTTTTGTTGATAAAGAACTGA
- the dnaG gene encoding DNA primase, with protein sequence MRSDKLLEDIKSRLDIIDVIGDYIELKKSGQNYKANCPFHSEKTPSFMASPGKQIYHCFGCNAGGDVIGFVMRYENMTFQEAVKTLAKKAGIQLSEYKFETGLTEKKDKLHEIQNEALRYFPEKLKKSKTVLSYLDKREINKEMVQNFSLGYADKDWKTLYEHLRKKEYEDALIAQSGLVFSGEKGFYDVFRNRLMFPIFNINADVIAFGGRAIDNDMPKYLNSPETMLFKKGETLYALNVAKDEIRKKDYAIVVEGYIDVIICHQHGFRNVIAPLGTALTSGHLQKIGRLTKKIVLVFDSDAAGIAAAKRSLSLLYEHGFKSKILLLPEGDDPDSFLRKKGSAAFQTALARSKSMIDFILGLKGEKTDNIRTAISIINNVKDMILKEELLKELSERSGVSETAIRKETNKDSQALKKYERGRQGKNEAKTSDLLYSEDVLLLSAIIAFQDKASYIFENIDIDEIENTTVKEIFKKIKPLTDKLDMNSILAGLEDEEKAIVTRLSLSPGFDLENVDINIRDCFKKMANSKLDEKIQKAKTAGDLQLLKSLLAEKHKRLGHD encoded by the coding sequence ATGAGGTCAGATAAACTTCTTGAAGACATAAAGTCTCGACTGGACATAATAGATGTCATAGGAGATTATATTGAGCTTAAGAAGTCAGGACAGAACTATAAGGCAAATTGTCCCTTCCATTCAGAAAAAACTCCTTCATTCATGGCAAGCCCTGGCAAGCAGATATACCACTGTTTCGGCTGTAATGCAGGAGGTGATGTCATAGGATTTGTCATGCGCTACGAGAATATGACATTTCAGGAAGCTGTTAAAACGCTTGCCAAAAAAGCAGGGATACAACTTTCCGAATACAAATTCGAGACAGGGCTCACAGAGAAAAAAGACAAATTGCATGAGATCCAGAATGAGGCACTCAGATATTTTCCGGAAAAACTTAAAAAATCCAAGACAGTTCTCTCTTATCTGGACAAGAGAGAGATCAACAAAGAAATGGTACAAAATTTCAGTCTTGGTTATGCGGATAAGGATTGGAAAACCTTGTATGAACATCTCAGAAAAAAGGAATATGAAGACGCACTGATTGCACAATCAGGTCTTGTTTTTAGCGGGGAAAAAGGTTTTTATGATGTGTTCAGAAACCGGTTGATGTTCCCGATTTTTAATATAAATGCAGATGTAATAGCTTTTGGAGGAAGGGCAATTGATAATGATATGCCAAAATATCTCAACTCTCCCGAGACAATGCTTTTTAAAAAAGGCGAAACTCTTTATGCACTTAATGTGGCAAAGGATGAGATCAGGAAAAAAGATTATGCAATTGTTGTGGAGGGATATATAGATGTCATAATATGCCATCAGCATGGGTTCAGGAATGTTATTGCACCGCTTGGTACAGCCCTTACGTCAGGACATCTCCAGAAAATAGGAAGACTTACAAAAAAGATTGTTCTTGTTTTTGACAGTGACGCAGCAGGTATTGCTGCTGCAAAAAGATCTCTTAGTCTGCTATATGAGCATGGTTTTAAGTCAAAGATACTGCTCCTTCCAGAAGGAGACGACCCTGACAGCTTCCTTCGCAAAAAAGGAAGCGCTGCTTTTCAGACAGCACTTGCGAGGTCAAAATCCATGATTGATTTTATTCTAGGGCTCAAAGGAGAAAAGACAGATAACATCAGAACTGCGATCAGCATAATAAACAATGTCAAAGACATGATTCTAAAGGAAGAACTTTTAAAGGAACTCTCAGAGAGATCAGGGGTCAGCGAGACGGCTATAAGAAAAGAAACCAATAAAGATTCGCAAGCTCTAAAAAAATATGAACGAGGCAGACAGGGAAAGAATGAGGCTAAGACATCAGATCTTTTATATAGCGAAGATGTATTGCTCCTGAGCGCTATTATTGCTTTTCAGGATAAGGCCTCGTATATCTTCGAAAACATAGATATAGACGAGATTGAAAATACAACGGTAAAAGAAATTTTTAAAAAAATCAAGCCTTTAACCGATAAATTAGATATGAATTCAATATTAGCTGGGCTGGAGGATGAGGAGAAAGCAATTGTAACACGATTATCTTTAAGCCCGGGTTTTGACCTTGAGAACGTGGACATAAATATCAGGGACTGTTTTAAGAAGATGGCAAACTCGAAGCTGGATGAGAAGATCCAAAAAGCAAAAACAGCAGGTGATTTACAGCTCTTAAAATCATTGCTGGCAGAAAAACACAAAAGATTGGGTCATGACTAA
- a CDS encoding C4-type zinc ribbon domain-containing protein, translated as MQETIKLLIELQVIDTTIIREKKIIDLMPLKLNEVENSFKEMQINFDKQKQKYLDLEKKRKDKERAVEDINDKIKKIKAHTTDIKTNKEYQAHLKEIETIEKERYGVEDGILLIMEEIDAEGKKLEAEEKKLKEEKEKTDVLKKEVDKEIAEAKKLFEEFKAKRDEAAKKIDADAYKDYMTVFKACAGLAVVEIRDEICLGCNMNIPPQMCVEIKKNEEIIQCPQCRRILYWVQIPGESNAV; from the coding sequence GTGCAAGAGACGATAAAACTTCTCATTGAGCTTCAGGTTATAGATACTACAATAATCAGAGAAAAGAAGATCATTGATTTAATGCCCCTAAAACTCAATGAAGTAGAGAATTCATTCAAAGAAATGCAGATAAATTTTGATAAGCAGAAACAGAAATATCTTGATTTAGAAAAAAAGAGAAAAGACAAGGAAAGGGCAGTAGAAGATATCAATGACAAGATCAAAAAGATTAAAGCTCACACAACAGATATAAAAACCAATAAGGAATATCAGGCCCACCTAAAAGAAATAGAAACAATAGAAAAAGAACGCTATGGAGTTGAAGATGGTATTCTATTAATTATGGAAGAAATAGATGCTGAAGGTAAAAAGCTGGAAGCTGAAGAAAAAAAACTCAAAGAAGAAAAAGAAAAAACAGATGTTCTTAAAAAAGAAGTTGATAAAGAAATAGCTGAGGCAAAAAAACTATTCGAAGAATTTAAGGCAAAAAGAGATGAGGCAGCAAAAAAAATAGATGCCGATGCATATAAAGACTACATGACAGTATTCAAGGCATGCGCAGGCCTTGCAGTAGTAGAGATAAGAGATGAGATATGCCTTGGCTGTAACATGAATATTCCTCCCCAGATGTGCGTTGAAATAAAAAAGAATGAAGAGATAATTCAGTGTCCTCAGTGCAGGAGAATCCTATACTGGGTTCAGATTCCTGGGGAAAGCAATGCAGTATGA
- a CDS encoding ribonuclease HI family protein, producing the protein MKEGTLYSDGGSSGNPGTSGIGVVLIYDTAKLELSEYIGISTNNIAEYTALIRGLTKAKELNIEKLTIFLDSELVVRQIKGIYKVKNENLAKLYQKTVALLASFSAYTIDHIPREENAEADKLAKKAIKALK; encoded by the coding sequence ATGAAAGAAGGCACTCTTTACAGCGACGGAGGATCCAGCGGAAATCCTGGCACATCAGGCATTGGCGTAGTTCTCATCTATGATACTGCAAAATTAGAACTCTCTGAGTATATAGGCATTAGCACAAATAATATCGCAGAGTATACGGCCCTTATTAGGGGACTTACAAAGGCAAAAGAATTAAATATAGAGAAACTTACCATTTTTTTAGACTCAGAGTTGGTAGTAAGACAGATAAAAGGCATTTATAAGGTAAAAAATGAGAATCTAGCAAAACTCTATCAAAAAACAGTGGCTCTACTGGCTTCTTTTTCTGCATACACAATAGATCATATACCCAGAGAAGAGAATGCCGAAGCAGACAAGCTTGCAAAAAAGGCAATAAAAGCATTAAAGTAA
- a CDS encoding LysR family transcriptional regulator, whose translation MDDHKLKVFCTVAETKSFSKASERIHITQPAVSLLVQSIEELYETKLFERASNTVTLTPAGETLYRYAKEILGLYSNAEKEIGEITGLVKGSIRIGSSTTIGNYLLPSVIADFRKKHPTIKVHLLVGNTKRIIEFLNAGNIDIALVESDVEKQKLVVEKLLSDELILIVPPLHPWAKKKTVSILEITEEPFIMREEGSGTRQVIEKYLAKHSITPQEMKVTVVLGCTEAIKGAVEDGVGMSIVSRWAIRKEMKYGTLKLLHFKEEKLLRDLALVMQKTAISSHAVDEFLTYLKAYPFDKLLNWVE comes from the coding sequence ATGGATGACCATAAACTTAAAGTATTTTGTACCGTAGCCGAGACAAAAAGTTTTTCAAAGGCTTCTGAAAGGATTCACATTACCCAGCCTGCAGTCAGTCTGCTTGTCCAGTCAATTGAAGAGCTCTATGAAACCAAGCTTTTTGAAAGGGCAAGCAACACAGTAACACTAACCCCTGCCGGCGAAACCCTGTACAGATATGCAAAGGAGATACTGGGACTCTATTCTAATGCTGAAAAAGAGATAGGCGAGATTACAGGACTTGTGAAGGGCAGTATAAGAATCGGCTCAAGCACAACAATAGGCAATTACCTTCTCCCTAGCGTAATAGCAGACTTCAGGAAAAAACATCCAACCATAAAAGTTCATCTGCTTGTTGGAAATACAAAGAGGATAATAGAGTTTTTAAATGCAGGGAATATTGATATAGCACTTGTAGAGAGTGATGTTGAGAAACAAAAACTGGTTGTGGAAAAATTGCTTAGCGATGAACTCATCCTTATTGTCCCTCCGTTACATCCATGGGCAAAGAAAAAGACAGTTTCCATTCTTGAAATTACAGAAGAACCTTTTATCATGAGAGAGGAAGGCTCAGGGACAAGACAGGTTATAGAGAAATACCTTGCAAAGCACAGCATCACACCGCAGGAAATGAAAGTTACTGTGGTACTCGGTTGCACAGAGGCAATAAAAGGAGCTGTTGAAGACGGAGTTGGAATGTCGATAGTTTCACGCTGGGCAATAAGAAAAGAGATGAAATACGGCACACTGAAATTACTCCATTTCAAGGAAGAAAAACTGCTGAGAGACTTAGCGCTAGTAATGCAAAAAACAGCAATTTCATCTCATGCAGTAGATGAGTTTCTTACATACTTGAAAGCTTATCCTTTTGATAAACTATTGAATTGGGTTGAATAA
- a CDS encoding DUF1957 domain-containing protein has translation MYKGYLNLVLHAHLPYIRHPEHEFFLEENWFYEAVIESYIPLIDVFNSLLDDRVNFNVTLSFSPSLVEMFNDPLLRERCLRHINNLIELSEKEILRTKGDSSFEPLARMYNERFRRIRFLYEDIYKKDLTSAFRKLAETGNIEIITTAATHAYLPAFSSHLSSVRAQIKVAADTHAKNFGKRPNGIWLPECGYFTGLDKLLKETRIKVTFLEAHGVLNGTPVPRYGLYSPVSCPSGVIVFPRDIDSSRQVWSSIEGYPGDFDYRDFYRDIGFDLPADYIKPQINHDNIKTYTGIKYHSITGPNSEKNPYIREKALLKAEEHAEDFVKNRKLSVECLNSTMKFNPVITAPYDTELFGHWWFEGPEWLNFLFRKIDKTKEKDLTTITSSQYLELKKNKLQRVNPSASSWGHRGYHDVWINDSNKWIYRPLHEIADKMTELADSFPKAVGIKKRALKQAAREILLSQHSDWPFILKTGVAAEYATKRINGHIEKFKDIYSRMKSDSVTAEWLEKIEKKDMIFSEIDYRVYSTQFNSLSKG, from the coding sequence ATGTATAAAGGATACCTTAATCTTGTTCTTCACGCACACCTGCCTTATATAAGACACCCAGAACACGAATTCTTTCTTGAGGAAAACTGGTTCTACGAAGCTGTCATCGAAAGCTATATCCCCCTTATCGATGTTTTTAATTCTCTGCTCGATGACAGGGTTAATTTCAATGTTACATTATCATTCAGTCCATCGCTCGTTGAAATGTTTAATGATCCTCTTTTAAGAGAAAGATGTCTTAGACATATAAATAATCTTATCGAGCTTTCAGAAAAAGAAATTCTAAGAACTAAGGGAGATTCCTCTTTTGAGCCTTTGGCAAGAATGTATAACGAGCGCTTTAGAAGAATACGGTTTTTGTATGAGGATATCTACAAAAAAGACCTTACATCAGCTTTCAGAAAACTTGCTGAAACAGGAAATATAGAGATCATAACAACTGCTGCAACTCATGCATATCTTCCAGCATTCAGCAGTCATCTCTCTTCTGTAAGAGCTCAAATAAAAGTTGCAGCAGACACTCATGCCAAAAACTTTGGAAAAAGACCAAATGGGATATGGCTTCCTGAATGCGGATACTTTACAGGTCTGGATAAGCTGCTTAAAGAAACAAGGATAAAAGTCACTTTTCTCGAAGCGCACGGAGTATTAAATGGAACCCCTGTGCCAAGATACGGATTGTATAGTCCTGTTTCATGTCCTTCAGGAGTTATAGTTTTTCCAAGAGATATTGATTCTTCGAGGCAAGTCTGGAGCTCCATAGAAGGTTATCCTGGAGATTTTGATTATAGGGATTTTTATAGGGATATAGGGTTTGACCTGCCAGCCGATTATATAAAACCACAAATTAACCATGACAATATAAAAACATACACAGGAATAAAATACCATTCAATAACAGGTCCAAACTCTGAAAAAAATCCCTATATAAGAGAAAAGGCATTATTAAAGGCAGAAGAGCATGCTGAAGATTTTGTAAAAAACAGGAAGCTCTCTGTAGAATGTCTGAACTCAACAATGAAGTTCAATCCAGTGATTACAGCGCCTTATGATACAGAGCTGTTTGGTCACTGGTGGTTTGAAGGTCCGGAATGGCTGAATTTTTTATTTAGAAAAATAGATAAGACAAAAGAAAAGGATCTAACAACAATCACTTCTTCACAATATCTTGAACTTAAAAAAAACAAGCTGCAACGTGTGAATCCCTCAGCTTCAAGCTGGGGACACAGAGGATATCATGATGTCTGGATTAATGATTCAAATAAATGGATTTACAGACCCCTTCATGAAATAGCGGATAAAATGACTGAACTGGCAGATTCTTTTCCAAAAGCAGTCGGCATCAAAAAAAGAGCGCTGAAACAGGCAGCCAGAGAGATTCTGCTCTCACAGCACAGCGACTGGCCGTTCATACTGAAGACAGGAGTTGCAGCTGAATATGCAACTAAAAGAATTAATGGGCATATTGAGAAATTTAAAGATATTTATAGCAGAATGAAATCAGATTCGGTTACCGCGGAATGGCTGGAAAAGATTGAAAAAAAGGATATGATATTTTCTGAGATTGATTATAGGGTTTATTCAACCCAATTCAATAGTTTATCAAAAGGATAA